One window from the genome of Haloprofundus halobius encodes:
- a CDS encoding AI-2E family transporter, which yields MFTDKDTSLSRNTLGWWAITLALAATLAFVAYSFVGTLVLGLFAYYGTRPIYRRVRTLTPSDGVAAISTLLLTILPLFLVVGAVTVVGLNELSSVTGGQIETLLRYLPGSRNPSQLQSLLDQPGRVVDAVRGGQIQGMLTTGVGVLGAVANGLLHLSLSFAIGYFLLRDGDQVADWFRSDVAEPGSAAYGYATAVDRDLETLYFGNILLIFVVAVLATAVYYAYNLVAPDPVTIPVAALLALLTGLATLVPIVVGKLVYVPLVLALLVRAFQAPGSLVIYPLGLLVVSFLLLDILPQTVLRPYISGRKIHTGLVMFSYIMGTMLFGWYGLFLGPLVLVLSLQLLRIAFTELLHGESVTPEPTIDALGSTPETEAKTDTDTDASGE from the coding sequence ATGTTCACCGATAAGGACACGTCTCTCTCGCGGAACACCCTCGGGTGGTGGGCGATCACGCTCGCACTCGCGGCGACGCTGGCGTTCGTCGCCTACTCGTTCGTCGGGACGCTCGTCCTCGGCCTGTTCGCGTACTACGGCACGCGCCCGATATACCGGCGCGTTCGGACGCTGACGCCGTCGGACGGCGTCGCGGCCATCTCGACGCTGCTGTTGACGATACTGCCGCTGTTTCTCGTCGTCGGAGCCGTCACCGTCGTCGGACTCAACGAACTCAGTTCGGTCACCGGCGGGCAGATAGAGACACTGTTGCGGTATCTGCCGGGAAGTCGGAACCCCTCGCAGTTACAGTCGCTTCTCGACCAACCGGGTCGCGTCGTCGACGCGGTCCGCGGCGGACAGATACAGGGGATGCTCACCACCGGTGTCGGCGTGCTTGGAGCCGTGGCCAACGGGCTTCTCCACCTCTCGCTCTCCTTCGCCATTGGGTATTTCCTGCTCCGCGACGGTGACCAGGTCGCCGACTGGTTCCGCTCGGACGTGGCCGAACCCGGAAGCGCGGCGTACGGATACGCGACGGCTGTCGACAGGGACCTGGAGACGCTGTACTTCGGCAACATCCTGCTCATCTTCGTCGTCGCAGTGCTGGCGACGGCCGTCTACTACGCGTACAACCTCGTCGCGCCGGACCCGGTGACGATCCCGGTGGCGGCGCTGCTCGCGCTGCTCACCGGACTGGCGACGCTCGTCCCCATCGTCGTCGGAAAGTTAGTGTACGTACCGCTCGTGCTCGCGCTTCTCGTCCGGGCGTTTCAGGCCCCCGGAAGCCTCGTCATCTACCCGCTCGGCCTCCTCGTCGTCTCGTTTCTCCTCCTCGACATCCTCCCGCAGACCGTCCTCCGGCCGTACATCTCCGGACGGAAGATCCACACCGGGCTCGTGATGTTCTCGTACATCATGGGGACGATGCTGTTCGGCTGGTACGGGCTGTTTCTCGGCCCCCTCGTGTTGGTGCTGTCGCTACAACTGCTTCGTATCGCCTTCACCGAACTCCTCCACGGCGAGTCGGTGACGCCGGAGCCGACGATAGACGCGCTCGGGTCGACGCCGGAGACGGAGGCGAAGACGGACACGGACACGGACGCGAGTGGAGAGTAG
- a CDS encoding cation:proton antiporter codes for MAVEPYIVALTVLGLALLGVAVLPRVVSERPISLPMFYVALGAIVFTLPLGLPDPNPLKYGTLAEKIAELGVILALMSAGLKLDRAPTLAGWASTWRLLAVTMPLSIAAAALLGFGVLGFAIPTAALLGAVIAPTDPVLASEVQVESPGEGDEAEMAEGQPGKADEVRFALTSEAGLNDSFAFPFTYLAIALATKGLAPGNWVGDWVTVDVLYRIVVGLLGGVVVGYLLAALVFRVTAETRLAQSVEGLEALGGTLIAYGLTELVNGYGFLAVFVAALILRGVERRHDYNETLHSVAEKGEQALMTLVMVLFGGALVTGLLDPLTLVDVAVALVIVLLVRPIAGVVGLLGFSRDWRERAAIAFFGIRGIGSFYYLAYALNSAAFPDAPRLWALVGCTVLISVVIHGVTATPAVDWVSDRIEAHNRGALAEEKTV; via the coding sequence ATGGCTGTCGAACCGTACATCGTCGCGCTCACCGTTCTCGGGCTTGCGCTGCTCGGCGTCGCCGTCCTCCCCAGAGTCGTCTCCGAGAGGCCGATCTCGTTACCGATGTTCTACGTCGCGTTGGGCGCGATCGTATTCACGCTACCGCTCGGTCTCCCGGACCCGAATCCGCTGAAGTACGGCACCCTCGCGGAGAAAATCGCCGAACTCGGCGTCATACTCGCACTGATGAGCGCGGGGTTGAAACTCGACCGCGCCCCCACTCTCGCCGGGTGGGCGTCGACGTGGCGACTACTCGCCGTCACGATGCCGCTGTCGATCGCTGCCGCCGCGTTGCTCGGGTTCGGCGTCCTCGGCTTCGCGATACCGACGGCGGCACTACTCGGGGCGGTCATCGCGCCGACCGACCCCGTTCTCGCGTCTGAGGTGCAGGTCGAGTCGCCCGGCGAGGGCGACGAGGCCGAGATGGCCGAAGGGCAACCGGGGAAAGCCGACGAGGTTCGGTTCGCGCTCACCTCCGAGGCGGGGCTCAACGACAGCTTCGCGTTCCCCTTTACCTACCTCGCCATCGCCCTCGCGACGAAGGGCCTCGCTCCCGGAAACTGGGTCGGCGACTGGGTCACCGTCGACGTACTCTACCGAATCGTCGTCGGTCTGCTCGGCGGTGTCGTCGTCGGCTACCTGCTCGCGGCGCTCGTGTTCCGCGTCACCGCCGAGACGCGACTCGCCCAGAGTGTCGAGGGACTCGAAGCGCTCGGCGGCACGCTCATCGCCTACGGTCTCACCGAGTTGGTCAACGGGTACGGCTTCCTCGCCGTCTTCGTCGCGGCGCTGATTCTCAGGGGTGTCGAACGCCGCCACGACTACAACGAGACGCTTCACAGCGTCGCCGAGAAGGGCGAACAGGCGCTGATGACGCTCGTCATGGTGCTGTTCGGCGGTGCGCTCGTCACGGGACTACTCGACCCGCTCACGCTCGTCGATGTCGCCGTCGCGCTAGTCATCGTGCTCCTCGTCCGCCCCATCGCTGGCGTCGTCGGCCTGCTCGGCTTCAGCCGCGACTGGCGTGAACGCGCCGCCATCGCGTTCTTCGGCATCCGCGGCATCGGGTCGTTCTACTACCTCGCGTACGCGCTGAACAGCGCCGCGTTCCCCGACGCGCCGAGGCTGTGGGCGCTCGTCGGCTGTACCGTCCTCATCTCCGTCGTCATCCACGGCGTGACGGCGACGCCGGCGGTCGATTGGGTCTCGGACCGCATCGAAGCGCATAACCGGGGTGCGCTCGCCGAGGAGAAGACGGTGTAA
- a CDS encoding AAA family ATPase: MLLVCGPPGAGKTTLVTRVAERLAAAGTPFEVLHSDDFSRRTYERLYDRVAEYPDGDWLLDGTFYRREWQERFLQLPDIRLVYVTASLQTCLERNRARANGIDERGVDEAVDALVGSVPQ, encoded by the coding sequence ATTCTCCTCGTCTGCGGCCCGCCCGGAGCGGGCAAGACGACCCTCGTGACGCGGGTCGCCGAACGACTTGCGGCGGCGGGCACGCCGTTCGAGGTGCTTCACTCGGACGACTTCTCGCGGCGGACGTACGAGCGACTGTACGACCGCGTCGCCGAGTACCCCGACGGAGATTGGCTGCTCGACGGAACGTTCTATCGGCGCGAGTGGCAGGAGCGGTTTCTACAACTTCCGGACATCCGCCTCGTCTACGTGACGGCGTCGCTACAGACGTGTCTGGAGCGGAACCGCGCCCGCGCGAACGGCATCGACGAACGGGGCGTCGACGAAGCGGTCGACGCCCTCGTCGGGTCGGTTCCGCAGTAG
- the msrB gene encoding peptide-methionine (R)-S-oxide reductase MsrB, which translates to MSEHQSDLPKSDAEWRERLTDEEYHILRESGTEPRFSGEHVDRDDDGVYRCAGCGEVMFDSETKYDSACGWPNFYAADEEKITTLEDNSHGMRRIEVRCANCDGHLGHVFSDGPQPTGKRFCINSVALDFEERD; encoded by the coding sequence ATGAGCGAACACCAGTCCGACCTCCCGAAATCGGACGCCGAGTGGCGCGAGCGACTCACAGACGAGGAGTACCACATCCTCCGAGAGAGCGGAACTGAGCCGAGGTTCAGCGGCGAACACGTCGATCGCGACGACGACGGCGTCTACCGGTGCGCTGGTTGTGGCGAGGTGATGTTCGACTCGGAGACCAAGTACGACTCCGCCTGCGGGTGGCCGAATTTCTACGCCGCCGACGAGGAGAAGATAACGACGTTGGAGGACAACAGCCACGGGATGCGCCGCATCGAGGTTCGCTGTGCGAACTGCGACGGTCACCTCGGCCACGTGTTCTCCGACGGGCCCCAGCCAACTGGAAAGCGCTTCTGCATCAACTCGGTCGCGCTCGACTTCGAGGAGCGCGACTGA